ATGCAAAAGAATCAATTATGGAACTATTTGGCTTTACAGATATGCAAGCTGAAGCAATCGTAACACTTCAATTATATCGATTATCAAATACAGATATTCTAGCTTTAGAACAAGAAAGTGATTCATTAGGAGACAAGATAAAAGAATTAGATCATATTTTATCTTCAGAACATGCTTTACGCCGTGTTATTAAACGTGAACTTATTGACATATCTAAAGTTTTAGGTGATCCAAGAAGAACTCAAATAGAAGAAGAAATTGAAACCATTAAAATTGATGAAAAAGACTTAATCTCAGATGAAAAGGTTATGATTGGGATTACAAAAGATGGATATGTTAAGAGAGCTTCATCAAGAAGTTATCAAGCAACTCTAAGCGCTGGACTCAAACAAGATGATGTATTAATCTTTGAAAAAGAAGTTAATACACTTGATACACTTTTATTATTCACTAATCTTGGAAATTACATATTTTTACCAGTTTATAAGATCGATGAGCAAAAATGGAAAGACCTTGGTGTCTATATTAATAACATTACACCTATTGCTCATGATGAACGTTTAATTGATGTTCTTTTAGTCAACAGCTTTAAGGACAATGATTATGTTTTATTAGCTACAAAACAAGGTATGATGAAACAATCTAAACTATCTGATTTTGAAGTCACAAGATATTATAAACCTATGAAATGTATGAAATTAAGTGGATATGATGAATTGGTTTCAATTGATTATGGTCAAAAAGATGATATTATTTCTATATCTAAAAATGGTTATGTCTTAAGATATAAAACAGATGATTTGCCTTTATATGGACTTCAAGCAGGCGGTGTTAAAGGGATGAACATAGGATCTCAAGATGAACTTGTGAGTAGTCTTTATGTTAGAGATCGTGATGATTTCATTATGTTGACATCAAGAGGTCACGTGATTAAAGATATTGTAGAAGAATTACCAGTATACAGTAGAAATAGAAGAGGTATCCTAGTTATAGAACACCTTAAATCTAATCCTCATGAATGTGTTGATGCGGCTAGATTATCTAAAGCTCAACAAAAAGAGAACGTAGAAGTCTTAATTGTTACTAAAAATTATGCACTTAAAACAACTGTATCAGAATTAAAGTATTCAGGTAATAAATTTGGTAAAAAAATGTATGATGATGCAGAACTTGGCAATGGATACATGATTAAAATAGAAGATGCACTTGAAGATGTTGATCTACCAAAGAAAGAAAAGAAAGTTATCAATAAACCAAAAGACACTATTAAAGTTGTTGATCTATTAAAAGAAGAAGAAATTATGACAAAAGATCATAAAAAAATTCATTTAAATCGTTTTGATTTATTTGATGATAATGATGAGTAAAGGGAGAAGAATATGAAATTTATAATCAATGAAAAAGCTTATATGTATGAACAACCAAAAACATTAAAAGAAGTTGCTATAGATTTAAAAGTTAACCAACCATTGGCAGCAACAGTTAATAAAAGATTAAGAGAATTAAATTATATACCTACTAAAGATGCGGATATAGAATTTTTATCATATACAAATGCAGATGCGATAAAAATCTATGAATCAACGCTAAGATATGTGATTGCAATGGCAGTGCATCGCTTATATCCAAGTGCTAAGATAAGATTCAACTATAGTGTGTCAAGAGCAATGCTAGCTGTATTTGATAGCTTTGATGGCATTTTAAATCAAAGAGTTTTAAATGATATAGAAGCAGAAGTTAAAAAAATTATTGACAGTGACTTTTTAATTGAAAGAAAACGTATCTCAATTGGAGAAGCTATTAATATATATCAAAAATTAGATATGCCTGATAAGGTTGAAATCTTAAAATATCGTGATGAAGATTATGTCAATTTATATGAATGTCATAAATATTTAAACTATATGTTTGGATATATGTTGCCATCAACAGGATATTTAAAAACATTTAATTTTATATTATATCATCCAGGCTTTTTGATTCAATATCCAAGAGCAGAAATGGATGGACAGATTCCAGTGTTTAAAGATGAACCAAATTTTGGTAAAGCACTTAAAGAAATTACTAAATGGGGTAGAATTATTAGAGGGAATAGCATTCCTAAAATGAATGAATATGCCAAAGACTATACGACTAGTGTAGACTTTGTTAACATGTGTGAAACTAAACATAATCATCAATTAAATGAACTTGGTGATATGATTGAAAGCAACATGGACACAATTAGATTAATTGGTATAGCTGGGCCATCTTCATCTGGTAAGACAACATTTTCTAATCGTTTAAGAATTGAATTAATGACTAGAGGATTACGTCCTGTGATGATAAGTATAGATGACTATTATTTTGGTAAAGATAGAGCACCTAAAAATCCTGATGGAACACCTGATTTAGAGCATGTTGAAGCACTTGATATTAAACAATTTAATGCAGACATGTTACAACTTATTCAAGGTGAATCAGTCACGCTACCACATTTTAATTTTAATACAGGAAAAAGAGAAAAAGGTAGAACCATTAAGATATCAGAAAATTCTCCGATTATCATTGAAGGCATTCATGCATTAAATGAAAAGATGACACAATCTATTCCTAAGCATCAAAAATTTAATATTTATATCTCACCTCAAACACAATTACATATTGATAATCATAATCCAATTTCAATTACTGAAATTAGATTGTTACGTCGTATTGTTAGAGATCAAAAATATAGAAATTCATCAGCAATTGATACGATGGATATGTGGCCAAGTGTAAGACGTGGTGAATTTAAATGGATTTATCCAACACAAAGAGAAGCAAATTATGTCTATAATTCAGAATTAACTTATGAACTAGCGGTTCTAAAAAAACATGCAGTTACACAACTAAGAGCAATACCAAAAGAAAACAAACATTTTATTACTGCAAATAGAATCTTGAAATTCTTGAAATACTTTAAAGATATCGATGATGATATTGTACCTTGTAATTCTTTATTAAGAGAATTTATTGGAGGCAGTAGTTTTAACAGTTAAAAGGGGATATTTATGAAAGCTTTAGCGAATATTGGACGTATACAAATTTCAAATGAAGTAATGTTGCTTCTATTGTCCTTATATGAATCAAAAGGTAAATCATTTTATTATGATGATCTTTTTAATCGTGATGTTCAAGCATTTGAGAAAAAAACGATAGAAATTAATTTAATATCTATTGCAAAACATCTTGATTTATCAATGACTGAAGCTAGAATAAAGCTATTTGCAAAGAAAAAAATGGTTCCTCGTACAAAAGATGAGCATCTTTTAGCTAATATTAAGATTTCATTATTGCAACTACAATCTAATCCAGATGAGTTTGAATTTTTAGTTAATGAAATATATAATTTAGCTAAATTAATTTCTAAAGATTATGAGCCTATTGTTTTTAATACTTATGATAAAGCTGAAGATGGTTTATTAAAAACTAAAAAAGCATCTAAAAGAGAAGATTTAGAACAATTGTTAGCACTATTCCAAAAAAGCTTGAGATCTAATAAACATGAATTAACTCAACTTATCTCAAATTTTTATGTAGATTTTATGAATATGAATATATTCACCAAACATAATGACATTATTGGTATGATCGTTTTATATGCATTATTGTTAAAACATTTTAATGTCTTTAAATATGTCAGTTTTTATAAGTATTTTCTAAATATCAAGCAAACTTGGGACCAAGGATTAATTACTGCAAACTATTATTGGTCATCAGGATTTGCACAAACTGATATGCTAAATCGATTACTTGTAGATTTATTGATTAAAGCTTATGAAGAAGTTGATATCATGAGTCATGAATATGAGTTTGAAAAGAATTTAAATAAGTCTGATAATATTGAAAACAGTATTTTAAAACTTCAAGAAATTTTCACAAAAGAAGATTTAAGAAAAAGACATCCAAATGTAAGTGATGCAACAATTGACCGCACTTTAAAGCGATTAAAAGATGAAAACAAAATAAGACCATTAGGTAAAGGTAGAGGTTCTAAGTGGCAACGTATCATCAAAGGTAATAAGAAAGCTCTAATAGAACAACTATCACTTTTTGGTGAATAATATAATTAAAAACATTAAAAGACTTGATATAAAAATATATCGAGTCTTTTTTATTTATATATATATGTATTAGTAGGTCAATATTAATATAAAGAGTATAATATAGGTAAGGAGATGATTCAAGATGAAAAAATATATAAAATCTTTACCAGTAGTTATATTATTCTTTTCAATATTATTAGCAGCAATGATAACTTTAGGTGCTTTGCAGACTGACAATGGTGAAGTCATCATGAATGGTATCAAAGCTACTTTTGGAGGTAATGTTGGATCAATTGGCGGATTTGCAAGTGTTGATGTTGCTTTTAGTTTTATTAATGCAGTTGCGTATTTAGCTCCAGTTATTCTAGTAATCATATTAATCTATACAGTGATGTCTCATAAAACAAAATCACCATTATTTGTTTCAATAGCTATATTAATTATTGCATCATTTGTATTTTCATTTGTTATATTACTTAATTTAGGTGCATATACAACAGGTACAGTTGAAGTCTTAGGAATTGAAGGCACTTATACTTATGAAGCTGCAGTAATTTCCACAGGTGCAATATTAGGCCTTATCTTTTCTGCAGGTGGAGCACTTACAGCCTTAATTTATACAGTATCAGAATTCAAAAAACTATCTTAATACTTAATTAAAGAAAGTATCTAATCGATACTTTTTTTATTAAATAACAGCAAAAATTTAACAATTTATTTAAAATAAGATATAATAGATATTGAAAGTTTGAGGTATATATATGGATATAAAACTATTAAAAAAGTTAAGAGAACAAACAAGTGCAGGTATGCTTGAATGCAAGAGTGCATTAGA
Above is a genomic segment from Mariniplasma anaerobium containing:
- a CDS encoding nucleoside kinase; the protein is MKFIINEKAYMYEQPKTLKEVAIDLKVNQPLAATVNKRLRELNYIPTKDADIEFLSYTNADAIKIYESTLRYVIAMAVHRLYPSAKIRFNYSVSRAMLAVFDSFDGILNQRVLNDIEAEVKKIIDSDFLIERKRISIGEAINIYQKLDMPDKVEILKYRDEDYVNLYECHKYLNYMFGYMLPSTGYLKTFNFILYHPGFLIQYPRAEMDGQIPVFKDEPNFGKALKEITKWGRIIRGNSIPKMNEYAKDYTTSVDFVNMCETKHNHQLNELGDMIESNMDTIRLIGIAGPSSSGKTTFSNRLRIELMTRGLRPVMISIDDYYFGKDRAPKNPDGTPDLEHVEALDIKQFNADMLQLIQGESVTLPHFNFNTGKREKGRTIKISENSPIIIEGIHALNEKMTQSIPKHQKFNIYISPQTQLHIDNHNPISITEIRLLRRIVRDQKYRNSSAIDTMDMWPSVRRGEFKWIYPTQREANYVYNSELTYELAVLKKHAVTQLRAIPKENKHFITANRILKFLKYFKDIDDDIVPCNSLLREFIGGSSFNS
- the parC gene encoding DNA topoisomerase IV subunit A, which translates into the protein MSVIKKVNDYVENIIESSVVELFSDRFARYSKYIIQERALPDARDGLKPVQRRILYAMQQLGMFHNKPYKKSARIAGEVMGKYHPHGDSSIYEAMVRLSQDFKMRALLIDMHGNNGSIDGDSAAAMRYTEARLSKAAEALLADIEKRTVPFVPNFDDEELEPTVLPAKFPNLLVNGATGISAGYATKIPPHNFTEVVDATIAYLDNDQITFKEITKYIKGPDFPTGGIVQGKEGILQALETGAGKVMIRAKADIEEISKSQDCIVITEIPYEVNKADLVKAIDVLRIDKKIDDILEVRDESDQQGLRIAIDLKKGADAQLMLNLLYKSTDLQVSYNYNMVAILNHRPVLVGVLPILKAYVDHQKDVITNRSNYELEKAQKRQHIVDGLIKMVSILDGVIKAIRDSQNKQNAKESIMELFGFTDMQAEAIVTLQLYRLSNTDILALEQESDSLGDKIKELDHILSSEHALRRVIKRELIDISKVLGDPRRTQIEEEIETIKIDEKDLISDEKVMIGITKDGYVKRASSRSYQATLSAGLKQDDVLIFEKEVNTLDTLLLFTNLGNYIFLPVYKIDEQKWKDLGVYINNITPIAHDERLIDVLLVNSFKDNDYVLLATKQGMMKQSKLSDFEVTRYYKPMKCMKLSGYDELVSIDYGQKDDIISISKNGYVLRYKTDDLPLYGLQAGGVKGMNIGSQDELVSSLYVRDRDDFIMLTSRGHVIKDIVEELPVYSRNRRGILVIEHLKSNPHECVDAARLSKAQQKENVEVLIVTKNYALKTTVSELKYSGNKFGKKMYDDAELGNGYMIKIEDALEDVDLPKKEKKVINKPKDTIKVVDLLKEEEIMTKDHKKIHLNRFDLFDDNDE